Genomic window (Brevibacterium paucivorans):
GCGCAATGCAGCAGATGTTGTGTTCTCAGCTGTTGAAGACCACAGTTTCCTTTGGACATTGGACGAAGCACACCATGCTGTCGCTGTGGGCCACAGCATGGATTACCGTCCACGCCGTCAAGACCGTCAAAAGCACTTCAACGAAACCGGCGCCTTCTATGTCATGCGCACCGCAGGGTTCATAGAACGCAACCACCGTTTCTTTGGCCGTGTCGAGATCGAGGAAGTTCCGCCAGAAGATGCGCGCGAAATCGACACGATGTCTGACCTCACGCTTTTGCGTGCGATGGCTGCCGGGCGCACGGAAACAACTCACCTGGAGATCGACGCTTTGGTCACCGACTTTGACGGGGTACACACTGACGACGCCGTGCACGTGGATCAAAACGGCGTCGAATCAGTTCGTGTCCACCGAGGCGATGGCATGGGTGTCAGCCGGCTTGTCAAAGCTGAGTTCCCGTTCCTCATTCTTTCCAAAGAACGCAATCCCGTGGTCACGAAGCGTGCAGAAAAACTGCGTGTCGAGGTGGCTCAGGGAATTGACAACAAAGCTCAGGTAATCTCGGAATGGATGGCGGACAAGGGTCTGAATCCTGAACGTGTTGCCTATGTAGGAAATGACATTAACGACTTGGAAGCTTTTAGTGCCGTAGGGTGGCCCATCGCAGTAGCGGATGCGCACCCCAAGGTATTGGCTGCTGCCAGGTTTATCCTCAAGAAGAACGGCGGTCACGGGGCTGTTCGCGAAGTCTGCGACTTGGTGAGCATTCCTGAGGCCACTCAATGACAGTTGTACTGGGAACCCATGGTTCTTGAACACAAAAGGAAGCGAGAGTCTGAAATGACCGCTGAAATTACACCAGTATCGATCGGCGAACACACCGTAGGCGCCGGTCACCCCGTATACCTGATTGGTGAAATTGGCATCAACCACAACGGTGATGTCGAAATCGCTAAGCAGCTCATGGATGTGGCTAAGAAGGCCGGCGCTCAAGCTGTTAAGTTCCAGAAGCGCAACCCTGACGTTGCTGTTCCGGAAGACCAGAAGTCAAAGCCACGGAGCACCCCATGGGGCGAAATGACCTACTTGGAGTACAAATTCCGAGTGGAGTTTGAAGACGCTGAGTACGCAGAGATCGACGCATATGCAAAGGAACTCGGCCTCCAGTGGTTCGCATCCCCATGGGACATTGATTCGGTGAACTTCTTGGAGAAATTCGACGCTGTGACCTACAAGATCGCGTCGGCTTCCATTACTGACGTTCCACTCCTCGAAGCTGTTCGCAACACTGGAAAGCCCGTCATCATGTCCACCGGGATGTCCACGCTGGAACAGATCGACAAGGCTGTTGAGGTCATGGGCAAGGACAACCTGGTGCTCATGCACGCAACCTCCACATACCCGCTTCCGCCTGAAGAAGTGAACCTGTTGGCAATCCCTGCTCTGCGCGAACGTTACGGTGTTCCAGTTGGATACTCTGGCCACGAAATTGGTACTGCAATCTCCGTCGCTGCCGTTGCTCTGGGTGCTGTGACTGTTGAGCGTCACATCACTCTGGACAACGACATGTGGGGATCGGACCAGAAGGCTTCCATGGAGCCTGACGAGTTCATCAAGTTGGGCGAAGAGATCCGCGAAGTCACCACTGCTTTGGGTGACGGTAAGAAGCGCGTTATGCCAGGAGAAGAATCAAAGATCGCTTCCCTGCGCGTCGTCAAGTAACTGATGCTTAAGGTGCGGTCGGTGATCCCGACCGCACCTTTCCATGTCAAGGAGAACCGTGGCAACACCTGAACTTTCACTCATCATTCCTGCCATGAATGCGGCGCCCTACCTCAGCACACTGTTTACGTCTCTGCAACTACAGGGCGACATGAGCAAGGTGCAAGTCATCTTTATCAATGACGGCTCGTCAGATGAAACGCCGCAGATATTGGAAGAGTACGGCCCCCAATTTCCTCACTTTGAGGTCATCACAAATGAAACCAACGTGGGTCTTTCCCAAGGACGCAATCAGGGGATTGACCGTGCACAGGGTCAGTACATCACGTTCCTTGACGGTGACGACTGGATAGCCAAGAACCATCTGCCCACGATTCTTGAGGCTGCACAATCGCTTGATGTGGACTTTCTTCGATTCGATCACACGCAGGTACGGGGAAATAAGCGTGTTTTCCGACGCGCCCCCATGTCCGTGCGGAACCGGCCCCTAAATCCTCGATACGGGATCCTTCCTGTGCACGACTCCACTATGGTGGACTATCCGAACGCTTGGTCTGGCATTTTCCACCGACGGCTTAAAGATTCAGGCTTGTTATACTTCTTAAAGGAGTTACACACAGCAGAAGACCGCGAGTGGACCTGGAGACTCCATTTGAATGCTGACTCTTTTGCCGTGGTTGATGCACCCGGAGTTTTGTACCGTCGCGATGTTGCCGGATCGCTCACTCAGATCGTTGATGAACGTCAGCTAATGTTCACCGATTGCTTCGCCGCAATTTTTCGGAATGTGGCAGCTGATAGAGAAGCAGACAAATGGTGGCAAAAGGCAGTATGTAATTTCTTCGCAATTCTGCAGTTTCAAGTCGATCGACTTGCGGTTGAGGCACCCGAGATGATGAAAAAACTTTATGCACGGAGCCGAGAGGTCTGTGCTATGGCACCCAAAGAGATACTTCTTCGTGAATTTGCCATATCTAAGCCCGCGCGCCAGCGCGCAGTTCTCCCAGCTCTTGGCCACACTGCAGATGCCCTGAAGGAGCTCATCAAGTGAAGCAGATTTTCCTCGCCTCTACTATGTTCCAAATCGCCAACCTGGCTGCCGGCATCGACTCGGGTGCATACGACAAGGGATATTCGCCTGCCGCCACCATTGAAGGCGCCGGCAAGCCTGACCCATATTTTGAACCACCCAGTGAGCGGATTCTGTTACTCTCCAACAACGCGGTCGTTCTTGAGGCTGCTACGCCACTCGACCAGGCGCCAGGCGCCGATTCTCTGCTCACACGTTTTGACCGAGTGATCCATCTCAACGAGTTCCTTGCCCCAAACCACCCAAACACCTGGGCACCACGCGGAGAAGACCTTCCATTGTGGGAATCGCATTTGCGTTCGCGCTGGGATCTGGGTGACGAAGCCATTGAGCTAGTCGTGGAATCTCCTCAGGTGAATCCTGCGATCGCGCTTGGTCGCATCTTCTACGACGCAATGATTCGCGTTCATTCGGACGGCCTCATGAGTTACGGTCCTACGCGCAGTTTTATTCCACTGACTAACGGCCAGCGGGTGACGTCTTTGCATTATCTGCCACTTGTTGAAGGGCTCGTGCCTCGTCTGTTAAACGAGTATGAGGTCACGCCGATTGCTCTTGACCGCCAGGCGTTTGTCAAAGTCGTTGACGAGATCGTAAACGACACTGATCTGGGTCTAACCGATGAAATCAAAGCGCTTGACTCGTCAACTACGGCCATGGCATTTGGTCAGTATCTTTCCGCATTAGGAATCCTGACGCCCCAAGAAGAACACGATCTACACCGGGATTTTATCTCTGTAGCCCACGAGGCAGGAATGACGGCCGTGGTGTTCAAGCCGCATCCCGCTTCGCCACCAGACATGGTGCAAGCACTGAGCACCCATGCTCAAGAACTGGGAATCAGCTTTTTTGTGTACAGCTCCCCGGTGATTGCCGAAGTTGCTGTCGCGGTGCTCAAACCGGCGTTAGTTATTGGATGTTTTTCAACGGCACTGGTCACCGCCCGCGCACTGTACGGCATCCCAGCAAAAGCAGTACAGACAGACCTGCTCTTAGAACGCATCACGCCTTATCAGAACTCCAACCGTATTCCCGTAACGATCGCCGATGCTACACTCGACGGTTCGAATGCGCAGCTCTCATCTGAACAGGTCAAGGAGCTACAAGCACTGATCGACTCCGTGTCGTACGCAATGCAACCAAAAATTGCGTTCCGTCTGCGAGAGACAGCCCACGATTTCCTCAGCAAGAGACGTGGCTCGAACACCATGAAGTACTTTAAGAAACGTCGCCTCACTTCACTCGATTTGCCTGGCGGTCTCCCAAAGCGCAACCGACCTCGCACAGTACTTCGCAAATCGCTGTACGCTGGAAAAGCGCTGGCACGTGAGACATACAAATCATTCAAGAAGACGCAAAGTGCCAAACGAGCCACACCGAAGGGCTGACATGATTGCGGTCGTTGAGTCACCACTGCAGTTTCTGGCGGCCCTGGAGACGCACAAAGCCTCGACGCTTTACTGCTATGACTCCACTACCATGCGCGACTTCGTTGAAAAGTTGCCTTTGTCGTTTCTCTCAGACACCACGGTGAAGTGGGGGCTCCCTCCCACACGGACATTCACCGCCGCTCAGAACGTGATCGTAGGAGACCTCAATTCAGGTTCGTTTCAGCAACTTCTCGTCCGCGCTCGTGGCAAGATCCCTGCTCTGACCGTTGTTGACGATGGACGTGCGACCATCACAGCGTTCGAAAATGTGGTTTCGAAAGCACCACTCGTGCGTTCGCGCGTGTCGAATTCACCCGCCCGCGTCGCGCTGGGTCATTTAGCCTCTCGTGTGCTCTACAGACACGCACGGCGTGGCCGTATCATGTGGTTCACAGCGCTCTCCCTCAACGGTTCGCTCCGAGCCCGGCTGGAAAACGCTGGTGTACGCATCGAGTCGCACAACTTCTCTAACATCCGGTCCTTTGCGTGGGACGATTTGCCAACCTCGGGCCCGTTTGTCATTGGTTCAGCAATGGTTGCAGACGGTCTGATCGATGAAGACGCATACTTTTGTTGGATCGAAAACCTTGAGCTAGATCAGTTCGCCTATATTGCTCACCGTCGCGAAAGCTCCGCATTTCTGAATCGTGTCAGAAGTATCCCGGGCGCTACGGTTTATGCGGCAGGGCTACCGGTGGAAA
Coding sequences:
- a CDS encoding N-acetylneuraminate synthase family protein, whose protein sequence is MTAEITPVSIGEHTVGAGHPVYLIGEIGINHNGDVEIAKQLMDVAKKAGAQAVKFQKRNPDVAVPEDQKSKPRSTPWGEMTYLEYKFRVEFEDAEYAEIDAYAKELGLQWFASPWDIDSVNFLEKFDAVTYKIASASITDVPLLEAVRNTGKPVIMSTGMSTLEQIDKAVEVMGKDNLVLMHATSTYPLPPEEVNLLAIPALRERYGVPVGYSGHEIGTAISVAAVALGAVTVERHITLDNDMWGSDQKASMEPDEFIKLGEEIREVTTALGDGKKRVMPGEESKIASLRVVK
- a CDS encoding cytidylyltransferase domain-containing protein, yielding MTTQQKTPSTVAIIPARGGSKGVPLKNLQKIAGKSLLARAIESAQATHGIDLVVVSTDHDGIAAEAERHGATVVRRPDAISGDTATSESALIYTLEQLEKLRGTQFDITVFMQCTSPFINPQNMDNAIARVQRNAADVVFSAVEDHSFLWTLDEAHHAVAVGHSMDYRPRRQDRQKHFNETGAFYVMRTAGFIERNHRFFGRVEIEEVPPEDAREIDTMSDLTLLRAMAAGRTETTHLEIDALVTDFDGVHTDDAVHVDQNGVESVRVHRGDGMGVSRLVKAEFPFLILSKERNPVVTKRAEKLRVEVAQGIDNKAQVISEWMADKGLNPERVAYVGNDINDLEAFSAVGWPIAVADAHPKVLAAARFILKKNGGHGAVREVCDLVSIPEATQ
- a CDS encoding glycosyltransferase; translated protein: MATPELSLIIPAMNAAPYLSTLFTSLQLQGDMSKVQVIFINDGSSDETPQILEEYGPQFPHFEVITNETNVGLSQGRNQGIDRAQGQYITFLDGDDWIAKNHLPTILEAAQSLDVDFLRFDHTQVRGNKRVFRRAPMSVRNRPLNPRYGILPVHDSTMVDYPNAWSGIFHRRLKDSGLLYFLKELHTAEDREWTWRLHLNADSFAVVDAPGVLYRRDVAGSLTQIVDERQLMFTDCFAAIFRNVAADREADKWWQKAVCNFFAILQFQVDRLAVEAPEMMKKLYARSREVCAMAPKEILLREFAISKPARQRAVLPALGHTADALKELIK
- a CDS encoding polysialyltransferase family glycosyltransferase, whose protein sequence is MKQIFLASTMFQIANLAAGIDSGAYDKGYSPAATIEGAGKPDPYFEPPSERILLLSNNAVVLEAATPLDQAPGADSLLTRFDRVIHLNEFLAPNHPNTWAPRGEDLPLWESHLRSRWDLGDEAIELVVESPQVNPAIALGRIFYDAMIRVHSDGLMSYGPTRSFIPLTNGQRVTSLHYLPLVEGLVPRLLNEYEVTPIALDRQAFVKVVDEIVNDTDLGLTDEIKALDSSTTAMAFGQYLSALGILTPQEEHDLHRDFISVAHEAGMTAVVFKPHPASPPDMVQALSTHAQELGISFFVYSSPVIAEVAVAVLKPALVIGCFSTALVTARALYGIPAKAVQTDLLLERITPYQNSNRIPVTIADATLDGSNAQLSSEQVKELQALIDSVSYAMQPKIAFRLRETAHDFLSKRRGSNTMKYFKKRRLTSLDLPGGLPKRNRPRTVLRKSLYAGKALARETYKSFKKTQSAKRATPKG